From the Deinococcus radiophilus genome, one window contains:
- a CDS encoding aminopeptidase — protein MSKTFDEKLNEYARVLVEAGVALQSGGKLLINAPLDARPLVHEMVRVAYRRGALDVRVEWRDEELEKLRLTEGGREAALFMPEWAMEQAERMVDDGYARIGLRGDDPNLLAGVDGALIAERSKKTAQMGEKVSAAITGHTVDWSLGAVASSAWAKNVYPDLSEEDAVARLWEDIFTVSRINENDPVAAWKDHTDRLARLTHYLNDQQFSAVHFSNPEGTDLTVGLADGHVWDGGAMAGATGNSTVPNMPTDEVFTAPHRDRVDGVAVASKSLSVRGTLIQGIRMEFKDGKAVSVSAETGEETLKQLLDTDESAAHLGEIALVPASAPVAQTGTLFNMTLFDENAASHIAQGRCYSTNIAGGSDEEKLLAAGGNKSLIHVDWMIGSPTTDVDGITKDGSRVPLMRQGEWVVEAAN, from the coding sequence ATGTCCAAAACATTTGACGAGAAGCTGAACGAGTACGCCCGCGTATTGGTCGAAGCTGGCGTAGCGCTGCAAAGTGGCGGCAAGCTGCTGATCAATGCCCCGCTGGATGCGAGGCCACTGGTGCACGAAATGGTGCGTGTGGCCTATAGGCGCGGCGCCTTGGACGTCCGTGTCGAGTGGCGCGACGAGGAGCTGGAAAAATTGCGCCTGACTGAAGGTGGCCGTGAAGCTGCACTGTTCATGCCCGAGTGGGCTATGGAGCAGGCCGAGCGCATGGTGGATGACGGCTACGCCCGCATTGGCCTGCGCGGAGATGATCCCAACCTGCTGGCCGGAGTGGACGGCGCACTTATTGCCGAACGCTCCAAAAAAACGGCGCAGATGGGCGAAAAGGTATCTGCGGCCATTACCGGGCATACGGTGGACTGGTCGCTGGGCGCGGTGGCTTCCTCGGCCTGGGCCAAGAACGTGTACCCTGACCTGAGCGAAGAAGACGCCGTAGCGCGGCTGTGGGAAGACATCTTCACCGTGTCGCGGATCAACGAAAACGACCCGGTGGCCGCCTGGAAGGACCACACCGACCGCCTGGCCAGACTGACCCATTACCTGAACGACCAGCAGTTCAGCGCCGTGCACTTCAGCAACCCCGAAGGCACCGACCTGACGGTGGGCCTGGCCGACGGTCACGTCTGGGACGGCGGCGCGATGGCGGGTGCCACCGGCAACAGCACCGTACCCAACATGCCCACCGACGAGGTGTTTACCGCGCCGCACCGTGACCGGGTAGACGGCGTGGCCGTGGCTTCCAAGTCGCTGTCGGTGCGCGGCACGCTGATTCAGGGGATCCGCATGGAGTTCAAGGACGGCAAGGCCGTGTCGGTCAGTGCCGAAACGGGCGAGGAAACCCTCAAGCAACTGCTGGATACTGACGAGAGCGCCGCACACCTGGGCGAGATCGCGCTGGTTCCGGCCTCGGCTCCGGTCGCACAGACCGGCACGCTGTTCAACATGACCCTCTTTGATGAGAACGCCGCTTCTCACATCGCTCAGGGCCGTTGCTACTCCACCAACATCGCAGGCGGCAGCGACGAGGAGAAACTGCTGGCTGCTGGCGGCAACAAGTCACTGATCCACGTGGACTGGATGATCGGCAGCCCCACCACTGACGTGGACGGCATCACCAAGGACGGCAGCCGCGTGCCGCTGATGCGTCAGGGCGAATGGGTCGTGGAAGCGGCGAACTGA
- a CDS encoding YbaY family lipoprotein, which translates to MNRQYALISAMLLGSAAAQSATTSTVIGEVTLTRPATVQSPTEEVQTLTTVEPITPPSSETAQAAQPEAPEEEVAAPAVTTAPAEVTEEAPEQVAEPVQPAESAAPVTAPVTPVTPPSSANPPIVVPAPKQTAPAATQQPAPAQAVPATPAPAQATPAQQTTQPAAPAPQAAPQPTATTSAGQSATAPSHLPTGWRHLSGEIAGSKSVVLPAGSKVQVAIEAVNRATGQHSTHLVVGFGTEMLGTTYNLNYNPARLNTAQYDYVVQAKVFDADGDMIYMSDTKQPLPADLAAKLKIDMNF; encoded by the coding sequence ATGAACCGTCAGTATGCCCTGATCTCCGCCATGCTGCTTGGCAGCGCTGCTGCGCAGTCGGCCACCACGTCCACCGTGATCGGTGAGGTCACGCTGACCCGTCCTGCCACCGTGCAGTCTCCCACCGAGGAAGTTCAGACCCTGACCACGGTGGAGCCGATTACCCCGCCCAGCAGTGAGACGGCCCAGGCCGCACAGCCTGAAGCACCTGAAGAAGAAGTGGCGGCACCCGCTGTCACCACTGCCCCTGCCGAAGTGACTGAAGAAGCTCCTGAACAGGTCGCCGAGCCGGTACAGCCTGCCGAGAGCGCCGCTCCCGTCACGGCTCCTGTGACTCCGGTGACGCCTCCCAGCAGTGCCAATCCCCCTATCGTGGTTCCGGCGCCCAAGCAGACTGCTCCAGCGGCGACCCAGCAACCTGCTCCAGCCCAAGCTGTGCCAGCCACCCCTGCACCCGCGCAGGCGACCCCTGCTCAGCAGACCACCCAGCCAGCAGCCCCTGCACCCCAGGCCGCTCCTCAGCCCACGGCCACCACTTCTGCAGGGCAGAGCGCCACCGCGCCCAGCCACCTGCCTACCGGCTGGCGTCACCTGAGCGGCGAGATCGCCGGGTCCAAGTCGGTGGTTCTGCCTGCAGGCAGCAAGGTGCAAGTGGCGATTGAAGCGGTCAACCGCGCTACCGGCCAGCACAGCACCCACCTGGTCGTGGGCTTCGGCACGGAAATGCTGGGCACCACCTACAACCTGAACTACAACCCTGCCCGTCTGAACACTGCTCAGTACGACTACGTGGTGCAGGCCAAGGTATTTGACGCTGATGGCGACATGATCTACATGTCTGATACCAAGCAGCCGCTGCCCGCTGACCTGGCCGCCAAGCTGAAGATTGATATGAACTTCTAA
- a CDS encoding M16 family metallopeptidase yields MNYKSRWLICTLGLSLGGAALAGVAGGSSTPIVDPVTAPVSITVPALPLNAAPVVPATEAGPVTPETPVPVQTPAPVTPAPVTPAQAAEQPTGLPAGVTYVTQAEGIREYRLDNGLRVLLFPDPSAGTFTLNTTYLVGSVHENYGETGMAHLLEHLVFKGTETGGNIMQELGQRGADFNGTTWLDRTNYFETLNNTGDNLAWAIGMEADRMVNSRISGDDLKTEMTVVRNEFEAGENDPVGLTLKETQSAAYDWHNYGNSTIGNRSDVENVPIDRLQAFYRTYYQPDNAVVTLAGNFDEAQALALIAEKFGAIPRPTRTLPALYTREPAQNGERLVNVRRVGDQQLLLAAYHVPSVRHPDYPALAVLAQILGDVPGGLLHQALVPSGQARSTLVYPMTVSQPGLLMGGAILDKSDDLERAQATLLGTLEGTGQRTFTEEEVARAKQTYAASYRQLLTQPKQVGVALSESIASGDWRLSFKLRDDIEQVTVADVQRVAATYFKPSNRTLGRFIPTATPDRVEVGVAPSPEEASKDFVGREGLSAGEQLDATPAALEGRVIREQVGDVSLVLLPKETRGDRVELALALDYGNPDTIREVGAAAQFLPNLLTRGSEGLTRQQLKDRLETINSTLTVTGDGSGLVVRLSTEREHLPEALELLRSVLREPTFPQSEFAELQNLTLTTLEAGRSEPQNVALRRLSRVFMPEGAVRGDIEYSPSLDEELEDVRAVKVEDVSRFYEEVVGAGRARLSVVGDFEPQTVREAVPTLLGDFDSPVTYERFVPTLTTPAGAQEVINVPDKANAVYFAQLNYPLRDDHPDKAALDVALKIFGGGTDTRLFNRLRQQDGLSYGAYAYANQSSRDEYGNLLTFAIYNPAVREKVSAAMGEEFRRIATGGFTEAEVNNARAALLQEARAAYASDATLAAELLTQADLGRTFAFQQEWEQRLSAVTPAAAQAAFVKYLNPDDLVEVQVGTFE; encoded by the coding sequence ATGAATTACAAATCAAGGTGGTTGATCTGTACCCTGGGCCTCAGTCTGGGCGGCGCAGCACTGGCTGGTGTCGCAGGCGGCAGCAGCACTCCTATCGTGGACCCAGTAACGGCTCCTGTGTCCATTACGGTGCCTGCCCTGCCGCTGAACGCTGCGCCAGTGGTCCCAGCCACCGAGGCAGGGCCAGTCACTCCTGAAACTCCAGTTCCGGTTCAGACCCCAGCGCCGGTGACTCCTGCGCCTGTCACCCCTGCCCAGGCCGCCGAGCAGCCGACTGGACTGCCCGCTGGCGTCACTTATGTGACCCAGGCCGAGGGCATCCGCGAGTACCGCCTGGACAACGGTCTGCGCGTGTTGCTGTTCCCTGATCCTTCTGCGGGCACCTTCACCCTGAACACCACCTACTTGGTGGGCAGCGTGCACGAGAACTACGGCGAAACCGGCATGGCGCACCTGCTGGAGCACCTGGTCTTTAAAGGTACGGAGACCGGCGGCAACATCATGCAGGAACTGGGCCAACGCGGCGCCGACTTCAACGGAACCACCTGGTTGGACCGCACCAACTACTTCGAGACGCTGAACAACACAGGCGACAACCTGGCCTGGGCCATCGGGATGGAAGCGGACCGGATGGTCAACTCGCGGATCAGCGGCGACGACCTCAAGACCGAAATGACCGTGGTCCGCAACGAATTCGAAGCAGGCGAAAACGATCCGGTGGGCCTGACCCTCAAAGAAACCCAGTCGGCGGCCTACGACTGGCACAACTACGGCAACTCCACCATCGGCAACCGCTCGGACGTAGAAAACGTGCCGATTGACCGCCTCCAGGCCTTTTACCGCACGTACTACCAACCAGACAACGCCGTAGTGACTCTGGCCGGAAATTTTGACGAAGCGCAGGCACTGGCACTCATCGCCGAGAAGTTCGGGGCCATTCCCCGCCCCACCCGCACCCTGCCGGCGCTCTACACCCGCGAACCCGCCCAGAACGGCGAGCGGCTGGTGAATGTGCGCCGGGTAGGCGACCAGCAACTGCTGCTGGCGGCCTACCATGTGCCCAGCGTGCGCCACCCTGACTATCCGGCCCTGGCGGTTCTGGCCCAGATCTTGGGGGACGTGCCGGGCGGCCTGCTGCATCAAGCCCTGGTGCCGAGCGGTCAGGCCCGCAGCACGCTGGTCTATCCCATGACGGTCAGCCAGCCAGGTCTGCTGATGGGCGGCGCCATTTTGGACAAGTCCGATGATCTGGAACGTGCCCAGGCCACGCTGCTAGGTACCCTGGAAGGCACCGGTCAGCGAACCTTTACCGAGGAAGAAGTGGCCCGCGCCAAGCAGACGTACGCCGCCAGCTACCGTCAGCTGCTGACCCAGCCGAAACAGGTGGGGGTTGCCCTGAGCGAGAGCATCGCCAGCGGCGACTGGCGCCTGTCGTTCAAGCTGCGTGATGACATTGAACAGGTCACGGTGGCCGATGTGCAGCGGGTGGCCGCCACCTACTTCAAGCCCAGCAACCGCACCCTGGGCCGATTTATTCCCACTGCTACGCCCGACCGGGTCGAAGTGGGGGTGGCTCCCAGCCCCGAAGAGGCCTCCAAGGACTTTGTGGGCCGCGAAGGGCTGAGTGCTGGTGAGCAGCTGGACGCCACTCCAGCGGCGCTGGAAGGCCGCGTGATCCGCGAACAGGTCGGGGACGTGTCTCTGGTCCTCTTGCCCAAAGAAACCCGTGGCGACCGGGTCGAGCTGGCCCTGGCCCTGGACTACGGCAACCCTGACACCATCCGTGAGGTGGGCGCAGCGGCCCAGTTCTTGCCTAACCTCCTGACGCGCGGCAGCGAAGGCCTGACCCGCCAACAACTCAAGGACCGCCTGGAAACGATCAACTCCACCCTGACCGTCACCGGAGACGGCAGCGGCCTGGTTGTCAGGCTAAGCACTGAGCGTGAGCACCTGCCTGAAGCCCTAGAACTGCTGCGTTCGGTCCTGCGTGAACCCACCTTCCCACAGAGCGAATTTGCCGAGCTGCAAAACCTGACCCTGACCACCCTGGAAGCGGGCCGCAGCGAACCGCAGAATGTGGCGCTGCGCCGTCTGAGCCGCGTGTTTATGCCCGAAGGCGCAGTACGTGGCGACATCGAATACTCGCCCTCGCTGGACGAGGAACTGGAAGATGTCCGCGCCGTGAAGGTAGAGGACGTCAGCCGCTTTTATGAGGAGGTGGTCGGCGCTGGCCGCGCCCGCCTGAGCGTGGTGGGCGACTTTGAGCCCCAGACCGTGCGTGAGGCGGTGCCCACGCTGCTGGGCGACTTTGACAGCCCCGTGACCTACGAGCGCTTTGTGCCCACACTGACCACCCCGGCAGGCGCCCAGGAAGTCATCAACGTGCCTGACAAGGCCAACGCGGTGTACTTTGCCCAGCTGAACTACCCGCTGCGCGATGACCACCCTGACAAGGCAGCGCTGGACGTGGCCCTCAAGATCTTCGGGGGGGGAACCGACACTCGGCTCTTCAACCGCCTGCGCCAGCAGGACGGCCTGAGCTACGGGGCCTACGCCTACGCCAACCAGTCCAGCCGCGACGAATACGGCAATCTGCTGACCTTCGCCATCTACAACCCAGCGGTGCGTGAAAAGGTTTCAGCGGCCATGGGTGAGGAGTTCCGCCGCATTGCCACCGGGGGCTTTACCGAGGCCGAAGTCAACAATGCCCGCGCCGCGCTGCTGCAAGAAGCCCGCGCCGCCTACGCGAGCGACGCCACCTTGGCCGCCGAGCTGCTGACCCAGGCTGATCTGGGGCGCACTTTCGCCTTCCAGCAGGAGTGGGAACAGCGCTTAAGCGCCGTCACCCCTGCCGCTGCTCAGGCCGCCTTCGTGAAGTACTTGAACCCGGACGACCTGGTCGAAGTCCAGGTCGGCACGTTCGAATAA
- a CDS encoding APH(3') family aminoglycoside O-phosphotransferase: MSERPGPNVPTAFSRVLPAARWEPVTLGQSGAEVWRSSRHLLKIQPHLHPAVTSLADERERLRWLAGRVPVPRVLGYFADSTHEYLAMERVPGIPMSHPDATLHAERMAGLLARALRGLHSLPPRDCPFNMTLPVSLRLARERVAANVVDQTDFDDERVGQSAVEVLVWLVQHRPQTEDIVVTHGDACLPNFIVQGEYVEGLVDVGRAGLADRHVDLALAARSIGRNLGQKWVDVFLDTYGRELVDEMRLDYYRVLDELA, translated from the coding sequence ATGTCCGAGCGCCCTGGCCCGAATGTTCCCACAGCTTTTAGCCGTGTCCTGCCCGCTGCCCGCTGGGAGCCGGTCACGTTGGGCCAGAGTGGGGCCGAGGTCTGGCGGTCCAGTCGGCACCTTCTCAAGATCCAGCCGCACCTGCATCCGGCTGTCACTTCGCTGGCCGACGAGCGTGAGCGGCTGCGGTGGTTGGCTGGCCGCGTACCCGTGCCGAGGGTGCTGGGCTACTTTGCCGACAGCACACACGAATATCTGGCGATGGAGCGCGTCCCCGGCATTCCCATGAGTCACCCCGACGCCACCTTGCACGCCGAGCGGATGGCGGGCCTGCTGGCGCGGGCGCTGCGGGGGCTGCACAGCCTGCCTCCCCGCGACTGCCCCTTCAACATGACCCTGCCGGTGTCGCTGCGGCTGGCACGTGAGCGAGTCGCAGCGAATGTGGTAGATCAGACCGATTTTGATGATGAACGCGTGGGCCAATCAGCGGTAGAGGTGCTCGTCTGGCTGGTGCAACACCGTCCCCAGACCGAAGACATCGTGGTCACGCACGGTGACGCCTGCCTGCCCAACTTCATCGTGCAGGGCGAGTATGTCGAGGGGCTGGTTGACGTAGGCCGCGCCGGGCTGGCTGACCGCCACGTGGACCTGGCACTGGCGGCCCGCTCTATCGGGCGCAACCTGGGGCAGAAATGGGTGGATGTCTTCTTGGACACCTATGGCCGCGAGCTGGTGGATGAAATGCGGCTGGACTATTACCGGGTGCTGGACGAGTTGGCATAG
- a CDS encoding DNA-3-methyladenine glycosylase family protein translates to MNPTLPAAYAHLGRDPVMAGLIARYGDLPSLEVAPDPFARLIRSVVGQQLSVKAARSIYGRLEAALGEVTAPALLATTPDELRALGLSWAKVRSVQDIARAAAEDQVDFAALAGQPESLILAELLPLRGVGRWTAEMFMMFALGHPDVFSFGDLALRKGLERHYPGQDHAAVVQAWSPHRTLAARYLWADQNAAPGI, encoded by the coding sequence ATGAACCCCACGTTGCCCGCCGCCTACGCCCATCTGGGCCGTGATCCTGTCATGGCGGGATTGATCGCTCGCTACGGTGACCTTCCCAGCTTGGAAGTGGCGCCTGATCCCTTTGCCCGCCTGATTCGCTCGGTGGTGGGCCAGCAGCTCAGCGTCAAGGCGGCGCGCAGCATCTATGGCCGACTGGAAGCGGCACTGGGTGAAGTGACCGCCCCTGCCCTGCTGGCGACCACCCCCGATGAGTTACGGGCCCTGGGCCTGTCGTGGGCCAAAGTGCGTTCGGTGCAGGACATTGCCCGCGCCGCTGCCGAGGATCAGGTGGACTTTGCTGCGCTGGCTGGGCAGCCGGAGAGCCTGATCCTGGCGGAGTTGTTGCCGCTGCGTGGGGTGGGTCGCTGGACTGCCGAGATGTTCATGATGTTCGCGCTGGGCCACCCGGACGTCTTCAGTTTCGGGGATCTGGCGCTGCGTAAGGGCCTGGAGCGTCACTATCCGGGCCAAGATCACGCAGCGGTGGTCCAGGCCTGGAGTCCCCACCGCACACTGGCCGCCCGCTACCTCTGGGCTGATCAGAACGCCGCGCCGGGCATTTGA